One genomic window of Xanthobacter dioxanivorans includes the following:
- a CDS encoding OmpP1/FadL family transporter: MPVRNIVSVAPIALASGFAIVSSAAWATDASQLTGYGVAAMSMGGASIAFPQDSIAAANNPAGLAYVGNRIDLDVQFLGASSQTTLITPANRIDGSIIAPVPEMGFNYQLTPQITLGMSTFASGAAFNYSTSALPIPGMHNAQASFKQVVALPTVTYKVTDDFAVGASVGPAIQLFEASGLFAPGPNGAPILFDSYNTRAAFGVTGKVGALWNVTNWFSVGASYSPKTIMGNIPGYSKTLLSTVGGGIDIPEQYGVGIAIRPFDNVTIAVDYLHISWSDVRAYNDLFGWQDQDVFRAGISYDFNDVWTFRGGFSLANQAPDSDFATQNFILTGINSNAITAGFTCRLGGGYEFNLGLEYDIPNPLVGTGPSLGTEIRTDFWVLAMGFGMKF, encoded by the coding sequence ATGCCGGTTCGAAATATTGTGAGCGTCGCGCCGATAGCGCTGGCTTCTGGATTTGCGATTGTGAGCTCGGCTGCCTGGGCGACCGATGCATCGCAATTGACTGGCTACGGCGTGGCCGCCATGTCAATGGGTGGAGCATCAATTGCATTCCCTCAAGACTCGATCGCCGCGGCCAATAATCCGGCGGGGCTCGCCTACGTCGGGAACCGCATTGACCTCGATGTCCAGTTCCTGGGCGCCTCCTCCCAGACGACGCTCATCACGCCCGCCAATCGGATAGACGGCTCAATCATTGCGCCGGTTCCAGAGATGGGCTTCAACTACCAGCTGACGCCGCAGATCACGCTCGGCATGTCGACTTTTGCGAGCGGGGCCGCGTTTAATTATTCAACGTCAGCGCTGCCTATTCCCGGAATGCACAATGCTCAGGCCAGCTTCAAGCAAGTTGTCGCGCTACCGACTGTCACCTATAAGGTCACAGACGATTTCGCGGTGGGAGCGTCGGTCGGTCCCGCGATTCAACTGTTTGAGGCATCCGGCCTGTTCGCGCCGGGTCCCAACGGCGCGCCGATTCTCTTCGATTCCTACAATACGAGAGCGGCATTCGGCGTAACTGGAAAGGTAGGAGCGCTCTGGAACGTCACAAATTGGTTTTCCGTGGGTGCGTCCTATTCGCCAAAGACAATCATGGGAAATATTCCCGGATATAGTAAAACACTTCTGTCGACGGTTGGCGGGGGAATTGATATCCCCGAACAGTACGGGGTCGGAATTGCCATTAGGCCATTTGATAACGTGACGATTGCGGTTGATTATCTGCACATATCGTGGTCTGACGTCAGGGCGTATAATGACCTGTTCGGGTGGCAGGACCAGGACGTGTTCCGTGCTGGAATTTCCTACGATTTCAATGATGTGTGGACGTTCCGAGGCGGATTTAGCCTTGCCAATCAAGCTCCGGATTCGGATTTTGCCACGCAGAATTTCATTCTGACCGGGATCAATTCCAACGCGATTACTGCCGGCTTCACCTGCCGGCTCGGTGGTGGCTATGAGTTCAACCTCGGGCTGGAATATGATATTCCAAACCCACTGGTAGGAACCGGGCCCAGCCTGGGAACTGAAATCCGGACTGATTTTTGGGTTTTGGCGATGGGATTTGGCATGAAATTCTAG